Part of the Candidatus Eisenbacteria bacterium genome is shown below.
GTCCGGGCCCTCGACGTGGACAATGCCCGGGGGGACGTCGAAGTCACGCCCAGCACCGACGGGCGAATCCACGTCACGGCGCTCAAGACCTGCCGGGGCCGCGACCGGGCCGAGGCGCGGCGTTTCGCGGCCGATCTCAGCGTCACCAGCCAGGCCGAGGGTGCGCGCCGGGTTCTCAGGGTGAACTATCCGCGGCGGGTGGACGTTCGCGTCAACCTCTGGGACCTCCTGTCGGGCCGCGACGACGCCGGGGACTTCGGGCCGTCACACGAGGTGCGCCTGCGCATCGAAGCCCCTGCGGACCTCGAGCTGAACCTGCACGCCGTCAGCGGCGATCTCTCGACGGACGGCATGGCCGGCGTCCAGCGGCTGCGGACGACGAGCGGCGACTGCACGGTCGGGTCCGCCGGCGGCCGGGTGGACGCCGGCACCGTCAGCGGTGACATCCGCCTGCGGGGCACGGGACGCGCCCTCGCCCGCACCACCAGCGGCGAGCTGTCGGCGACGTTCGCGGGCCCGCTCGATGCCAGGTCCGTGAGCGGCGACCTGACGGTCGAATCCGCCGTGGACACGTTGACGCTCGCGTCCACCAGCGGCGATATCTCGGCGCGCCTTGCCGCCCGACTCGCGGCCGCGGACCTTACGAGCCTCAGCGGCGACATCGTCCTGGCTCTCGATTCGGGCTCCGGCGCCTCACTGGATCTGTCCACCGCGAGCGGCGACATTGATTGCGACGTGCCCGTGACCCTGACGGGCCACGGCAGGCGGTTCATGAACGCGAAGTACGGTCGGGGAGGCGCGGCCGTGAAGGCGCGCACGGTCTCGGGCGACCTGCACGTGACGAGCGGAGGGCAGTGAGATGAAGAACATCCGGGTGCTGTGGCTGTTGGCCGCGATCGCGCCTGTCGCCCTGCTGGCGGGAATCCGGGTCGCGTCCGCGCAGGAATCCATGACCTTCCGGCCCGTGCCGCCCGAAAGCGTCGCGATCCTCGAGCGCTCGGCGACCCGGCCGGTCACGCCCGCGAAGGACGTCGCCTCGGGCTTGAAGGTGAAGGTGAAAGGGCCCGGGGGTGTTTCGGTCACGGTGCCTGACGCACCCGCGGCGCCGGCGGTGCCGGCGGCACCGCCGGTTCCGCGCGCCGAACCGCTCGAGCGCACGGCCGAGATCGTCCGCTTCGGCGGCGACATCGAGGTGCCGCGCGAGCAGGCCGTGGACGGCGACGTGGTCAGCTTCGGCGGCGACATCCGCGTCGAGGGCGTGGTGCACGGCAGCGTGACGGCGATGGGCGGCGACGTGACGCTCGCCTCGAGCGCGGTCGTGGACGAGGACGTCGTGTGCCTGGGCGGCACGCTGCGCGAGGAAGCCGGCTCGATCGTGCGCGGTCAGCGAGTCACCGGTCCGAGCGCGGGGTCGAAGCGGCTGTGGTTCCCGATGTTCAACCTGCTCGGGACGGGCTTCCAGATCGCCGCGCACCTGCTCTGGCTGCTCATCACGCTCGGGCTGGCGTTCCTGATCGTGAAGCTGGCGCCGGGCCGCACGGCCGCGGCGCTCGAGTCGCTGCGCCGGGAGGCGGGCACGAGCTTCCTGATCGGCCTGCTGATCCTCGGCCTCATCATCCCGTCGGTGATCGTGCTGGCGATCGTGATCGCGATCCTGTGCATCACCATCATCGGCATTCCGCTGGCGGCGGCGGTCGCGATCGGCTACGTCGCGTTCTTCATCATCGCCGGCATCTGGGGGGCCGTGATCGGCTACGCGCTGCTCGGCTCGCAGCTCTTCTCGCGCCTCAAGGGTGGGACCGTGACGCTGGTGCAGGCCACGCTCTGGGGAGTGTGCGCGGTGCACGGCATGCGGATCGTCGGCGACCTGTTCTCGGTGATGCCGGTGTTCGGCTTTCTCGGCGGGCTGCTGAAGTTCGTGTACATCACCGCCCTGATGCTGCTCGGGGTCTTCGGCGCCGGAGCGCTGGTGCGTTCGGAATACCGGCGCCGGACGGTGCAGGACTGGTGGAGCCGGATCCGCGGCGGCCGGCCGCTGACCCGCGACGACGATCTGCCCCCGCCGCCCGCTCCTCCGGCGGACGAGATGCCCGCGTCGCCGCCGATCGCCTGAATCACCCGCTCCGTTCCGGCGGCCCGATCCTGCGCGCGAGGACCGGGCCGCGCGCGTTTGCGGGCCGCCGCGGCATGCGGCAGGGTGGCGCGCCATGACGGTGGACTCGCTGTGGATGCTGTGCCTGCTGCTGTTCCTCGACGGCGCGACGACGGCCGCGTTCACCACGCCGCTGCTGCTGGCGTACGCGAAGGCCTTCGAACCCTGGCAGGTGGCGCTCGCCGGCGGAGCCGCGAGCGCGGCCGGCAGCGTCGTCCAGCTCGCGATCTTCCGCTGGATGCTGGGGCACGAGCGGCCGTGGATGGGGCGCTTCCTGCCGTCGAAGCAGAAGCTGGAGGAGACGCTGAAGCGCTACCCGTCGGCGTCGTTCCTCGCCATCGCGGTCGCGCGCGCGACGCCGCTGCCGGACGCGCCGCTCAAGCTGGTCGCGGCCGCGATCGGGTACCCGCTCGAACGCTACTTCGTCGCGGTGCTGACCGGGGCGCTGCCCTACTACGCGCTGCTGGCCTGGGCGGGACACGAGCTGCCGATCCCGCCCTGGCTGATCGCCGCGCTGTTCGGCGTGGTGGCGATCGCCTTCGTCGTGGACCTGATCCGGAAGAGCCGTGCCGCGCCGCGCTGAACCGTCCGTGCCCGGCGCGACGCGCGTCGGCCCGCGGGCCCGCCCGGTCCGCGCCGCGGTGGCGATCGGCATTGACACCGGCGGTACGTTCACCGACGTGGTCGTGTGGGACGGCCGGCGCCGCACGGCGTTCAAGCTGCCGTCCACGCCGCGGGAGCCGGCGCGTGCCGTGCTCGCCGGCCTGGCGCGCGCCGGCGCGG
Proteins encoded:
- a CDS encoding DUF4097 family beta strand repeat protein; amino-acid sequence: MRLWTVGLVTCAALLAAASPAPASVRYSERSDQTLEARGVRALDVDNARGDVEVTPSTDGRIHVTALKTCRGRDRAEARRFAADLSVTSQAEGARRVLRVNYPRRVDVRVNLWDLLSGRDDAGDFGPSHEVRLRIEAPADLELNLHAVSGDLSTDGMAGVQRLRTTSGDCTVGSAGGRVDAGTVSGDIRLRGTGRALARTTSGELSATFAGPLDARSVSGDLTVESAVDTLTLASTSGDISARLAARLAAADLTSLSGDIVLALDSGSGASLDLSTASGDIDCDVPVTLTGHGRRFMNAKYGRGGAAVKARTVSGDLHVTSGGQ
- a CDS encoding VTT domain-containing protein, whose protein sequence is MTVDSLWMLCLLLFLDGATTAAFTTPLLLAYAKAFEPWQVALAGGAASAAGSVVQLAIFRWMLGHERPWMGRFLPSKQKLEETLKRYPSASFLAIAVARATPLPDAPLKLVAAAIGYPLERYFVAVLTGALPYYALLAWAGHELPIPPWLIAALFGVVAIAFVVDLIRKSRAAPR